One window of the Anopheles cruzii chromosome 2, idAnoCruzAS_RS32_06, whole genome shotgun sequence genome contains the following:
- the LOC128277479 gene encoding solute carrier family 25 member 35-like has protein sequence MDFLLGGCAATCAGIFSNPFDVIKTRQQLHGELMTKVTTSSDGHVGTSSQPRNPYRSVFKSFRTILKSEGILGLQKGLVSALAFQFTMNSVRLGIYQTAENYEWTRGDTKAGTVFYSILWGGFSGVIGSTIACPLYMIKTQIQARSHGKYAVGYQHRHTSTLAALSGIYQSQGVRGLWRGYHGIATRTAIGSSAQLGTFSTFKDFFVQFEFFRDSVAFTAFAASMISGFFTCVFMSPFDVIATRLFNQGVDANGKGLMYRSVVDCFMKTLRAEGLHGLYKGFVPNYWRIAPHTILNLTFWDQFKAWRDLYFG, from the exons ATGGATTTTCTGCTCGGTGGCTGCGCGGCAACGTGCGCCGGCATCTTCAGCAATCCGTTTGACGTGATTAAAACCCGCCAACAGCTCCATGGCGAGTTAATGACCAAGGTAACGACGTCGTCCGATGGCCACGTTGGAACCAGTAGTCAACCGCGCAATCCGTACCGGTCGGTGTTCAAGTCCTTTCGGACGATCCTCAAATCAGAAGGAATTCTCGGGCTTCAGAAAGGCCTCGTCTCGGCGCTTGCTTTTCAGTTCACGATGAACAGTGTCCGGCTCGGAATCTATCAAACGGCGGAAAACTACGAGTGGACGCGCGGTGACACCAAGGCTGGTACAGTGTTCTACTCGATCTTGTGGGGCGGTTTCAGTGGGGTGATAGGTTCGACGATCGCCTGCCCACTGTACATGATCAAGACCCAGATCCAGGCGCGATCGCACGGCAAGTACGCGGTCGGCTACCAGCATCGGCACACCAGCACGCTGGCCGCCCTCAGCGGTATCTACCAGAGCCAGGGTGTGCGTGGGCTGTGGCGTGGCTATCACGGCATCGCTACCCGGACCGCCATCGGTTCGTCCGCCCAGCTGGGCACTTTCTCCACCTTCAAGGACTTCTTCGTGCAATTCGAGTTCTTCCGTGATTCGGTGGCTTTTACGGCGTTCGCGGCTAGCATGATAAGTGGATTTTTCACGTGCGTGTTCATGTCCCCGTTTGACGTGATTGCGACGCGCCTTTTCAATCAAG GGGTTGATGCAAACGGGAAAGGACTGATGTACCGGAGCGTGGTTGATTGCTTCATGAAAACGCTTCGTGCCGAAGGTCTGCACGGACTGTACAAGGGGTTTGTGCCGAACTACTGGCGCATCGCTCCGCACACGATCCTCAACCTGACATTCTGGGATCAGTTTAAGGCTTGGCGGGACCTATACTTCGGATGA
- the LOC128277475 gene encoding aldo-keto reductase family 1 member B1-like, translating into MACATVPKAIFKNGNSIPMIGLGTWNSPPGQVAQAVKDAIDNGYRHIDCAHVYQNEHEVGDGIAAKIAEGVVKREDLFVTSKLWNTFHRPELVEGACRTTLKNLKLDYVDLYLIHWPVAYREGPELFPMGPDGQTFVFSDADYVDTWPAMEKLVEAGLVRNIGLSNFNTKQIQRVLDVAKIPPATNQIECHPYLHQGKITAFCAKHGIVVTAYSPLGSPARPWVKADDPVLLDDGTVGQLAKKYGKSAAQILIRYQIQLGHVVIPKSVTKERIVTNFDVFSFQLEDADLQVLAALERNGRICPETGAFGHPHHPFEKEE; encoded by the exons ATGGCCTGTGCTACGGTGCCGAAGGCAATTTTTAAGAATGGCAACAGCATCCCCATGATCGGGCTCGGTACCTGGAAC TCGCCTCCGGGACAAGTCGCTCAAGCTGTGAAAGACGCCATCGACAACGGTTATCGTCACATTGATTGCGCTCATGTTTATCAAAACGAGCACGAAGTAGGCGATGGAATAGCCGCAAAGATAGCTGAAGGTGTCGTGAAACG GGAGGATCTATTTGTGACTAGCAAACTGTGGAACACCTTTCACCGGCCGGAACTGGTCGAGGGTGCTTGCCGTACGACCCTGAAAAACCTGAAGCTGGATTATGTCGATCTCTACCTGATCCACTGGCCTGTTGCGTACCGCGAGGGGCCGGAACTCTTTCCGATGGGTCCCGACGGACAGACGTTCGTGTTTTCCGATGCCGATTACGTCGACACCTGGCCAGCGATGGAAAAGCTCGTCGAAGCCGGTCTGGTGCGCAATATTGGACTTTCGAATTTTAATACCAAGCAAATCCAGCGTGTCTTGGACGTTGCCAAGATTCCGCCGGCCACCAATCAAATCGAGTGTCATCCGTACTTGCACCAGGGAAAGATTACGGCGTTCTGCGCCAAGCATGGAATCGTCGTTACGGCCTACAGCCCTCTAGGATcgccggcccggccgtggGTGAAAGCAGACGATCCGGTTCTGCTCGACGACGGAACGGTTGGCCAGTTGGCGAAAAAGTACGGCAAAAGCGCGGCTCAGATACTGATCCGTTACCAGATTCAGCTCGGACACGTCGTTATTCCAAAATCGGTGACCAAAGAGCGCATTGTTACGAATTTCGATGTTTTTAGCTTCCAGCTCGAGGACGCCGATCTGCAGGTGTTGGCGGCACTCGAAAGAAACGGCCGCATTTGCCCGGAAACGGGCGCATTCGGTCATCCGCATCATCCGTTTGAGAAGGAGGAATAA
- the LOC128277480 gene encoding prostaglandin F synthase 1-like, translating into MSVKATTVTLNDGYQMPVLGLGTYRLRGKSCVEAVKTAIDAGYRHFDTAFFYQNEAEVGQAIRDKIYDGTIKREDVFVTTKLWNTSHEPSQVRKAFDTSLANLQLDYVDLYLMHSPIGATENAQGETILTEVDYVDTWRAMEKLLTTGRVRSLGVSNFNSEQLTRVIENGTTKPVTNQVECHVRLNQKKLIKFCKDRDIVITAYSPLIRPGAGLAPFGADSLTPKHPFDDTRVITIANHYRKTPAQVLLRYLIDIGTVPIPKSGNPERIRQNLDIFDFALTPEEVLTLDGLQTGERLVKWDSAAAHPFYPFNAEF; encoded by the exons ATGTCTGTGAAAGCGACTACAGTGACACTCAATGATGGATACCAGATGCCCGTTCTGGGTCTTGGCACCTACAGG CTCCGTGGAAAAAGCTGCGTCGAAGCAGTGAAGACGGCTATCGACGCTGGATATCGACACTTTGATACTGCGTTTTTCTATCAGAACGAAGCAGAAGTTGGGCAGGCTATTAGGGACAAAATCTATGATGGCACAATAAAGCGCGAGGACGTTTTCGTAACCACTAAG CTATGGAACACATCGCACGAACCGTCGCAAGTCCGCAAGGCGTTCGACACTTCCTTGGCCAACCTTCAGCTCGACTACGTTGATCTCTATCTGATGCATTCTCCAATAGGCGCTACCGAGAATGCCCAGGGTGAAACCATCCTGACCGAAGTGGATTACGTAGATACGTGGCGGGCGATGGAGAAACTATTGACAACAGGACGCGTTCGCAGTCTCGGTGTGTCCAACTTCAACAGCGAACAACTTACGCGGGTCATCGAAAACGGTACTACCAAGCCGGTCACCAATCAGGTCGAGTGCCATGTTCGCCTCAATCAGAAGAAGCTTATTAAGTTCTGCAAGGATCGCGACATTGTCATTACGGCTTACAGTCCCTTAATCCGACCGGGAGCTGGCCTGGCTCCTTTCGGTGCTGACTCGCTCACTCCCAAGCACCCGTTCGACGATACTCGGGTGATAACGATCGCCAATCATTACCGTAAAACGCCGGCACAGGTGCTGTTGCGCTACTTGATTGACATCGGCACGGTTCCCATTCCTAAATCGGGCAACCCGGAAAGGATCCGACAAAATTTGGatattttcgatttcgctCTCACACCGGAAGAGGTGCTAACGCTAGATGGATTGCAGACGGGCGAACGGTTGGTGAAATGGGATTCAGCCGCAGCGCATCCTTTTTATCCGTTCAACGCAGAGTTTTGA
- the LOC128277476 gene encoding 1,5-anhydro-D-fructose reductase-like yields MSKQVPSVSLSNGYKIPSIGYGTYLALKGKGVELVKKAIDAGYRHIDTAFLYENEHEIGQAIREKIAEGVIRREDVFVTTKLWNTFHDPAHVEEAFRRSYNSLDIGYIDLFLIHSPMGQQFAGYEIEDMQPKDSAGSMLLSDVDYVDTWKAMEKLVSSGWVRSIGLSNFNSEQIERILAVATIKPVNNQIEVNPGYDQRRLIEFCRERGITVTAYGPMGRPHRTTYGNRSALDDPKVREIGQKYGKTNGQVILRYLIDLGTIPIPYSTNDERIRQNIDVFDFKLTDDEIQFMTSFHSERTIQFLPLKGHKYYPFNAEF; encoded by the exons ATGTCAAAGCAAGTTCCTTCGGTGAGCCTTAGCAATGGCTACAAAATTCCGTCCATTGGCTACGGAACGTACTTG GCACTAAAGGGCAAGGGTGTTGAGCTGGTGAAGAAAGCGATTGATGCCGGCTATCGTCACATCGACACAGCATTCCTGTATGAGAATGAGCACGAAATCGGACAAGCAATACGGGAAAAGATCGCGGAAGGTGTGATCCGCCGGGAAGATGTGTTCGTAACGACCAAACTGTGGAACACGTTCCACGACCCAGCCCATGTAGAAGAAGCGTTTCGGCGGTCGTACAACTCGCTGGACATCGGGTACATCGACCTCTTTCTGATCCACTCTCCGATGGGCCAACAGTTTGCTGGGTACGAGATCGAGGACATGCAACCGAAAGATTCTGCCGGAAGCATGCTACTGTCGGATGTTGATTATGTGGACACATGGAAGGCGATGGAGAAGCTGGTCAGTTCCGGATGGGTTCGAAGTATCGGACTGTCGAACTTTAACAGTGAACAGATTGAGCGCATCCTTGCGGTGGCCACAATCAAACCGGTCAACAATCAGATCGAAGTAAATCCCGGGTACGATCAGCGGCGGTTGATCGAGTTCTGCCGGGAACGTGGTATCACGGTGACAGCTTATGGTCCGATGGGACGGCCGCATCGAACGACGTACGGAAATCGAAGCGCTCTTGATGATCCAAAAGTGCGCGAAATTGGCCAAAAGTATGGTAAAACCAATGGCCAGGTGATATTACGCTATCTG ATCGACCTAGGAACGATTCCGATTCCATATTCCACCAACGACGAACGCATCCGACAGAATATTGACGTGTTTGACTTCAAGCTTACCGACGACGAAATCCAATTCATGACCTCGTTTCATTCGGAACGCACCATTCAGTTCCTGCCCCTTAAAGGCCACAAGTACTATCCTTTCAATGCCGAATTTTGA
- the LOC128277474 gene encoding aldo-keto reductase family 1 member B1 isoform X2, translating into MAIRSSDVTLNNGREMPALGLGTWLSKEGEGVAALKTAIDAGYRHIDTAYFYQNETEVGQAVRDKIAEGVVQREDMFITTKLWNTFHDPSHVEEAFRRSLENLNLDYIDLYLMHTPMSYRFKGWFADDLMPYDADGKLELTEVDFVATWKAMEKLLKTGKVRSLGVSNFNSEQIARLLAECEIKPVTNQVECNPGLNQRKLTAFCKERDVTITAYSPLGRPNYYEKDPENVPKPALDDPRVAEIAKKYGKTPGQVVLRYLFELGTIPIPKSANEARLRQNINIFDFKLTKEEMAVMDTFHTGKRSVPFSLCVKSKYFPFNIEF; encoded by the exons ATGGCCATTCGATCGTCTGACGTAACC CTGAACAATGGTCGCGAAATGCCCGCTCTTGGGCTGGGAACATGGCTG TCGAAAGAAGGCGAAGGAGTGGCCGCCCTGAAGACGGCAATCGACGCCGGCTACCGGCACATTGATACGGCGTATTTCTaccaaaacgaaacggaggTTGGCCAAGCAGTGCGCGATAAGATAGCCGAGGGTGTGGTGCAACGAGAGGACATGTTCATCACGACCAAACTGTGGAATACCTTTCACGATCCGTCGCACGTCGAGGAAGCTTTCCGGCGTTCGCTCGAAAATCTGAACCTCGACTACATCGATCTCTACTTGATGCACACTCCGATGAGTTACCGGTTCAAGGGATGGTTCGCTGATGACTTGATGCCGTACGATGCCGACGGCAAGCTCGAGCTGACCGAAGTGGATTTTGTTGCTACGTGGAAAGCGATGGAAAAGCTGCTGAAGACGGGCAAAGTTCGGTCACTCGGGGTGTCGAACTTCAACAGCGAACAAATTGCTCGCCTGCTGGCGGAATGCGAAATTAAACCCGTGACCAATCAGGTCGAGTGCAACCCGGGATTGAACCAACGGAAACTGACGGCGTTCTGTAAGGAGCGCGATGTCACCATCACCGCTTACAGTCCGCTCGGTCGTCCGAACTACTACGAGAAGGATCCCGAAAATGTTCCCAAACCGGCGCTGGATGATCCACGCGTGGCGGAGATCGCCAAGAAGTATGGAAAGACTCCGGGCCAGGTTGTTCTTCGGTATCTTTTCGAACTTGGCACGATCCCTATTCCAAAATCAGCGAATGAGGCACGCCTTCGTCAAAATATCAATATTTTCGACTTCAAGCTGACGAAGGAGGAGATGGCCGTGATGGACACTTTCCATACCGGGAAGCGATCGGTTCCCTTTAGTCTGTGTGTGAAAAGCAAATACTTTCCGTTCAATATCGAATTCTAG
- the LOC128277474 gene encoding aldo-keto reductase family 1 member B1 isoform X1 produces the protein MATKKGTVPMVKLNNGREMPALGLGTWLSKEGEGVAALKTAIDAGYRHIDTAYFYQNETEVGQAVRDKIAEGVVQREDMFITTKLWNTFHDPSHVEEAFRRSLENLNLDYIDLYLMHTPMSYRFKGWFADDLMPYDADGKLELTEVDFVATWKAMEKLLKTGKVRSLGVSNFNSEQIARLLAECEIKPVTNQVECNPGLNQRKLTAFCKERDVTITAYSPLGRPNYYEKDPENVPKPALDDPRVAEIAKKYGKTPGQVVLRYLFELGTIPIPKSANEARLRQNINIFDFKLTKEEMAVMDTFHTGKRSVPFSLCVKSKYFPFNIEF, from the exons ATGGccacgaaaaaaggaactgtTCCGATGGTGAAGCTGAACAATGGTCGCGAAATGCCCGCTCTTGGGCTGGGAACATGGCTG TCGAAAGAAGGCGAAGGAGTGGCCGCCCTGAAGACGGCAATCGACGCCGGCTACCGGCACATTGATACGGCGTATTTCTaccaaaacgaaacggaggTTGGCCAAGCAGTGCGCGATAAGATAGCCGAGGGTGTGGTGCAACGAGAGGACATGTTCATCACGACCAAACTGTGGAATACCTTTCACGATCCGTCGCACGTCGAGGAAGCTTTCCGGCGTTCGCTCGAAAATCTGAACCTCGACTACATCGATCTCTACTTGATGCACACTCCGATGAGTTACCGGTTCAAGGGATGGTTCGCTGATGACTTGATGCCGTACGATGCCGACGGCAAGCTCGAGCTGACCGAAGTGGATTTTGTTGCTACGTGGAAAGCGATGGAAAAGCTGCTGAAGACGGGCAAAGTTCGGTCACTCGGGGTGTCGAACTTCAACAGCGAACAAATTGCTCGCCTGCTGGCGGAATGCGAAATTAAACCCGTGACCAATCAGGTCGAGTGCAACCCGGGATTGAACCAACGGAAACTGACGGCGTTCTGTAAGGAGCGCGATGTCACCATCACCGCTTACAGTCCGCTCGGTCGTCCGAACTACTACGAGAAGGATCCCGAAAATGTTCCCAAACCGGCGCTGGATGATCCACGCGTGGCGGAGATCGCCAAGAAGTATGGAAAGACTCCGGGCCAGGTTGTTCTTCGGTATCTTTTCGAACTTGGCACGATCCCTATTCCAAAATCAGCGAATGAGGCACGCCTTCGTCAAAATATCAATATTTTCGACTTCAAGCTGACGAAGGAGGAGATGGCCGTGATGGACACTTTCCATACCGGGAAGCGATCGGTTCCCTTTAGTCTGTGTGTGAAAAGCAAATACTTTCCGTTCAATATCGAATTCTAG
- the LOC128267849 gene encoding methylosome subunit pICln — protein MVTIGEAFTPVDGILYSASEVMLKIGSTLIEAPGMLHLTESSCIWSCAERNSSISIPWPRVGVQAISSAPVQGIYVMLDINLVWPGFYQGPPENNGNAHLEDEEGENDEGHESDASEAAMTEIWFLPSSSQILDEIYVAMRECQSLNPGSDVSEDEDYMEAEVDDLPEVGEMRNLQLDDDDKFADAEE, from the exons ATGGTTACGATCGGAGAGGCATTTACGCCGGTCGATGGAATCCTCTATTCCGCGTCGGAGGTAATGCTTAAAATCGGCAGCACCCTAATTGAGGCGCCGGGTATGTTGCATCTAACGGAAAG TTCGTGTATCTGGAGCTGCGCGGAGCGGAACAGCAGCATCTCCATTCCATGGCCAAGGGTGGGAGTGCAAGCCATTTCCTCCGCTCCGGTTCAAGGAATCTACGTAATGCTGGACATAAATCTCGTGTGGCCCGGATTCTACCAGGGCCCTCCGGAGAACAACGGAAATGCCCATCTGGAAGATGAGGAGGGCGAAAACGACGAAGGCCACGAATCGGACGCCTCGGAGGCGGCAATGACAGAGATTTGGTTTTTGCCCAGCAGTAGTCAAATCTTGGACGAAATTTACGTTGCCATGCGCGAATGCCAGAGCCTGAATCCGGGTTCGGACGTCAGCGAAGACGAGGATTACATGGAAGCCGAGGTGGATGATTTGCCGGAAGTTGGCGAAATGCGAAACTTACAGTTGGACG ATGATGATAAATTCGCGGACGCCGAAGAGTGA
- the LOC128278909 gene encoding rRNA 2'-O-methyltransferase fibrillarin: MGRPGFSPRGGGGRGGGGGRGGGGGEGGFGRGGRGGRGGSGGGFGGRGGAGVGGFGGRGGSRGGFGGGRGRGGPGGRGRGGPGGRGGRGGGKPGGFRGGKTVVIEPHRHEGIFIARGKEDALVTLNLVPGSEVYGEKRISVENEGDKKEYRVWNPFRSKLAAAVLGGVDKIHMPPGSKVLYLGAASGTTVSHVSDVVGPEGLVYAVEFSHRSGRDLLNVAKKRTNIIPIIEDARHPHKYRMLVGLVDTIFADVAQPDQARIVALNAHNFLKNGGHFVISIKASCVDSTAVPEAVFASEVKKLQSEKLKPQEQITLEPYERDHAVVVGVYRPPPKSAA; the protein is encoded by the exons ATGGGTAGACCAG GATTCTCTCCAcgaggcggtggtggtcgcggaggaggaggaggccgtggtggtggcggcggagaaGGTGGATTCGGTCGCGGGGGAAGAGGAGGccgcggtggcagcggcggcggattcggtggccgcggtggtgCTGGAGTTGGTGGGtttggtggccgtggtggtaGCCGTGGTGGATTCGGAGGTGGTCGTGGACGTGGTGGTCCCGGAGGCCGTGGACGCGGCGGTCCCGGCGGTCGTGGAGGACGTGGAGGAGGAAAGCCCGGCGGATTTAGGGGAGGCAAAACGGTCGTTATCGAACCGCATCGTCACGAGGGAATCTTCATCGCGCGCGGAAAGGAAGACGCACTGGTCACGCTGAACCTGGTGCCGGGATCGGAAGTGTACGGCGAGAAACGGATATCGGTTGAG AATGAAGGCGATAAGAAGGAGTACAGAGTGTGGAATCCCTTCCGATCGAAGCTGGCAGCTGCCGTGCTGGGAGGTGTCGATAAAATTCACATGCCACCGGGCTCGAAGGTCCTGTATCTGGGGGCCGCATCGGGCACAACCGTTTCTCACGTGTCCGACGTCGTCGGCCCGGAGGGATTGGTGTATGCGGTCGAATTTTCGCATCGTTCCGGGCGCGATCTGCTGAACGTGGCCAAGAAGCGGACCAACATCATACCGATCATCGAGGACGCCCGTCACCCGCACAAGTACCGGATGCTGGTGGGACTGGTGGATACGATATTCGCCGACGTGGCGCAACCGGATCAAGCCCGTATCGTAGCGCTCAATGCACACAACTTCCTCAAGAACGGAGGCCATTTTGTAATTTCAATCAAAGCGTCTTGCGTCGATTCCACAGCCGTGCCCGAAGCGGTATTTGCGTCGGAGGTGAAGAAGTTGCAGTCTGAGAAACTAAAGCCCCAGGAACAGATCACCCTCGAACCGTATGAACGTGATCACGCAGTGGTCGTAGGCGTATAccgaccgccaccgaaaagtgCCGCGTAA
- the LOC128275700 gene encoding ribonuclease H2 subunit C, translating into MAINLRIGHGDVEKSLAEPPLQLHYIPATIDGDGPANVEKFFTPYTTECQQDGTVQNALRGYPLQGKAMTLPDGYKGVILQETKKPLSNDEDRNLTFAGAFRDLTYWNYDRHPSRNDPLAKALNWLQLSEVLHSEGDSPPKQESASSEINDKIKPEKGV; encoded by the exons ATGGCAATCAACCTTAGAATAGGTCACGGTGATGTTGAAAAGAGCCTGGCCGAACCACCGCTCCAGCTACACTACATTCCGGCCACGATTGACGGTGACGGACCGGCTaatgtggaaaagtttttcacgCCCTACACCACCGAGTGCCAGCAGGACGGAA CCGTACAAAATGCACTCCGCGGATACCCTTTGCAGGGCAAGGCGATGACACTTCCGGACGGGTACAAGGGTGTGATACTGCAGGAAACGAAAAAGCCGCTCTCAAATGATGAGGATCGAAACCTAACATTCGCGGGAGCGTTTCGGGATCTCACGTACTGGAACTACGATCGCCACCCGTCGAGAAACGATCCTTTGGCCAAGGCACTTAACTGGCTTCAGCTGTCGGAAGTACTGCATAGCGAAGGGGATTCTCCACCGAAGCAAGAGTCGGCATCTTCGGAAATAAACGACAAAATAAAACCAGAGAAAGGCGTCTAG